The Mercenaria mercenaria strain notata chromosome 10, MADL_Memer_1, whole genome shotgun sequence genome contains a region encoding:
- the LOC123560935 gene encoding uncharacterized protein DDB_G0290685-like produces MVMIKVTVVTMSGFEFDDDSCNCDGDESDDDDVVSVINCDSCDDDFDDGNGKNTADGLFIIDNSYHSECDHDDYCGDADDIDDGDDDGDSDNKDADDDGGVNGNCYDGGDHDYDEDVVNKDDVAAGNDHENLDVGEGEEDADDNGDNLNSSAADEVFGDGYDCEVGDYDYEEADVNKVKAIYLKSYGAMLVIINVINDNFGADIGNDRNDSNRVYECYSGDGFAYCDDNTFGDDGGNSDYEDIDSNFDAKDDKGNNPDGDDGLLNKRYGNGNILNDCGDCDFRVGDGGIRDNDSDVDYKCGDGKSADNDSDQNNADGGSDSIRCDDGDNVYYKDVEDKDNSAVCTDNNDYVYNCNDVHNVGDGDGHVGGGNNDWDDPDNDSYENVRTAGGDNDNDGDCLEGDIIADDIFHVRHHPFDYSGDKFHDVEYNGERDVVDVGDGYEYGYGIYDEDNEDDGDDGTSNLQSADMCSIGWYVLPRAYMCFRGQISSGGLISLAEC; encoded by the exons ATGGTGATGATAAAGGTGACGGTGGTAACTATGAGTGGTTTTGAGTTTGATGATGACAGTTGTAACTGTGATGGTGATGagtctgatgatgatgatgtggtTAGTGTCATTAATTGTGATTCCTGTGACGATGATTTTGATGATGGTAATGGCAAAAATACTGCTGATGGT TTGTTTATCATAGATAATAGTTATCATAGTGAATGCGATCATGATGATTATTGTGGTGATGCTGATGATATTGATGATGGCGATGatga TGGTGATAGTGATAACAAAgatgctgatgatgatggtggtgttAACGGCAATTGCTATGATGGTGGTGATCATGATTATGACGAAGATGTAGTAAATAAAGATGATGTTGCTGCAGGTAATGATCATGAAAATCTTGATGTTGGTGAAGGTGAAGAAGATGCCGATGATAATGGTGATAATTTAAACAGTTCTGCAGCTGATGAAGTTTTTGGTGATGGTTATGACTGTGAAGTTGGTGATTATGATTATGAAGAAGCTGATGTAAATAAAG TTAAGgcaatatatttaaaatcttaTGGTGCCATGCTGGTTATAATTAATGTGATTAATGATAATTTTGGCGCTGATATTGGTAACGATAGAAATGACAGTAACAGAGTGTATGAATGTTACAGTGGTGATGGTTTCGCTTATTGTGATGATAATACTTTTGGTGATGATGGTGGTAACAGTGATTATGAAGATATTGACAGTAATTTTGATGCAAAAGATGATAAAGGCAACAATCCTGATGGCGATGATGGATTACTAAATAAAAG GTATGGTAATGGTAATATACTCAATGACTGCGGTGATTGTGATTTTCGAGTTGGTGATGGTGGTATACGTGATAATGACAGCGATGTTGATTATAAATGTGGTGATGGCAAAAGTGCTGATAATGATTCTGATCAGAATAATGCTGATGGTGGTAGTGACAGTATTCGATGTGATGATGGTGATAATGTTTATTATAAAGATGTTGAAGATAAAGATAATTCTGCTGTATGTACCGATAATAACGATTATGTTTATAATTGTAATGATGTTCATAACGTTGGTGATGGTGATGGTCATGTTGGTGGTGGCAATAATGATTGGGATGATCCTGATAATGATAGTTATGAAAATGTCCGGACTGCAGGTggtgataatgataatgatggtgATTGTCTTGAAGGTGATATTATTGCTGAT GATATATTTCACGTAAGACACCATCCATTTGATTATAGTGGTGATAAGTTTCATGATGTTGAATATAATGGCGAACGTGATGTTGTTGATGTTGGGGATGGTTATGAATATGGTTATGGTATTTATGATGAAGATAACGAAGATGATGGTGATGACGGTACTAGTAACTTACAG
- the LOC128546293 gene encoding prostatic spermine-binding protein-like: MIFILVVVTQITIVILTIIGCNGECDDDDDDDDDVSYVNNDSNGYLSWISKGRLLFLLRTDFYNTFISLSNVDDDDDDNDDDEEVEEGEDYDDAGEYNESNHNQGYTHSPMIFPFRVFVSRIVGDGENSNGYRDDVCGGDGENVDNVSLNDNKLDVSDDVIVMMKMQNTQSDGEGTFDGGECDANCDDDTIGDDDGGGGGYGNG, from the exons atgatatttattttggttGTAGTGACGCAGATAACGATTGTAATTTTGACAATAAT TGGCTGTAATGGTGaatgtgatgatgatgatgatgatgatgatgatgttagtTATGTTAATAATGATAGTAATGGTTATTTGAG CTGGATAAGTAAAGGGAGATTACTGTTTTTGTTACGTACCGACTTCTACAATACGTTTATTTCCCTTTCGAATGTG gacgatgatgatgatgataatgatgatgatgaagaagtAGAAGAAGGTGAGGATTATGATGACGCTGGTGAATATAACGAAAGCAATCACAATCAGGGTTACACTCATTCACCTATGAT TTTCCCATTTAGAGTATTTGTATCAAGAATTGTTGGTGATGGTGAAAATAGTAATGGTTATAGAGACGATGTATGTGGTGGCGATGGTGAAAACGTTGATAATGTCAGtcttaatgataataaattagATGTTTCTGATGATGTAATAGTGATGATGAAAATGCAG AATACTCAAAGTGATGGAGAGGGTACATTTGACGGTGGTGAATGTGATGCCAATTGTGATGATGATACTAttggtgatgatgatggtggtggtggtggttacGGCAATGGTTGA